Below is a genomic region from Mus caroli chromosome 13, CAROLI_EIJ_v1.1, whole genome shotgun sequence.
GCCGCGGCCACCCACGTCCACTGTTCACCCTGAGACTGGAGAGACGCAGGCAGCGGATCCGAGGACGGAGCGAGGACAGGCAGCCGGTCCTTCCTAGGAGTTATGGATGTTGGTGCACTCGCTTCTGGCCAGATCCGTACCCAGAGGGAGCTAACCAGTAGCCACCACCTTCAGCTGTCTCTTTGCCTCGCACCAGGTCTTACCCTTCCAGTATGTTCCTTCTGATGAGACAATTTCCAGTGCCGAGAGTTTCAGTACAATGTGGAAATGGATACTGACACATTGTGCCTCAGCCTTTCCCCACCTGCCgggctgctgttgctgcttcttGTTGCTCTTCTTGGTGTCTTCGGTCCCTGTCACCTGCCAAGCTCTTGGTCAGGACATGGTGTCACCGGAGGCCACCaactgctcttcttcctcctcgtccttctcctctccttccagtgcgGGAAGGCATGTGCGGAGCTACAATCACCTCCAAGGAGATGTCCGCTGGAGAAGGTTGTTCTCCTTCACCAAGTACTTTCTCACGATTGAGAAAAACGGCAAGGTCAGCGGGACCAAGAATGAAGACTGTCCGTACAGTAAGTAACAAATGCGTGCTCCTCTCCTTCCAAttatccacccccaccccacgcgGGGAGGGGGGGACAGAATCTGTTCCAGATGTGGCCAGCTAAATATTTATGTCCCCAACCCCTGTAAAATGATGAAGTGGAATACTTTCACACTAAATCAGCCCCCTCCCGAGTATACATTGTGCGCAGCATTTCCTCCACCATGCAAGCCTCCTCCACATCCCTTGCAACCTTGATTCCCTAATTCTCTCTAGTTTGTCACTCACAGGATCACTCCCGGTGCTGTACAGTTGCTGCTGCTAGGAGATGCCCCATTCTGTCTCCAATACCTTCCCCCATCTCACCCAGAggtctcctttccctcccttctggaAATGGCTCAAGTaaacacattttgtttcttttcgcTGGCAATCTTAAGAGTTTTTGGGAAAGACTCCTCAAGCTGAAAATAATTATCCAGTGTCAATTATGGGAGCTTTATGGGAACTTTAAGGAAGAAAAGTCACTTCCACTGTCCCCTGGTCCCCAGCAAAAGCCCCACCATTTCTAGATAGAGGCCAAAGAGTTTATTTTCCCaggttttgactttttttttttaaccccctcCTTTTGGGTCCTTCATTTCGGTTTGAGTGATTGCAGTCCATGAAGTTGGTCTTTCGGGCAGCACCGCTGCTATTtgtctcctgcctgccttctcttgGTAACATGACGCTCATGTCTGCATTGTCAATAGCATATGCGCTGCTTTGTGGTGTCTTGTTGTACTGTTTCTTCTGAAACCTCTCATATTGCAGAGGCATAGTACTACAGCATTGTAAACATCTGGGACTGGATTCACGCAGACCTCACACAAATTTCATTGTCatccttttattttcaaagtaaaagcCCAAGTCTGTTTCCAAGGCTGTATCCCATAGGGCGAGGTTGGTCTCCCCAGCACACATTCTGCAGGGGATCCTTggatctctttctctccttttttcctttctctctggtctTTCTTTTCGTTCTgtcttgtgggggtgggggtggggagctaggGGGctgaaaggggaggaagaatggggagagaaggggtgggTACCATGTCTCTTCTTGAATCAAGCTAGCCAAGCCAGATTATTCTGCTGGCTTCCTTTCCTGGTTACTTTCAAGTGCTGAGACTTATTCATCCTCCACTGATTGTTATTTGAAAGGATCCCAAGGCTATGTAATGGCACACTGAAGACAGTAGACAATGACATTTAAACATCTTTAATGACCGATTGGCTTTATCTCTTTGGTAAATTCCAGGTCACCTTTCAAGGGGAACTTTTTGTGTTAGTTCTTTGGGGATTCTGAGTATATATTGGCCAGCAAACTTAAATATGTGAGTCATCCATTTCCTAAGTTTTGACTCAGAGTGTATCAGGTCCTGATGAAAGTGACAGATGAGCAGaattaagcattttatttttcaataaagatTACAGGAATTAAGACTTCAGTTTTCTTCTCCGaggactcacaaccacccaacATGAACTTTTGCTGATCTTCACTAGCTGCTATCCTGATGGCTTGTTAAAATTAGCAGTGTGTTTATGAGCAATACATTGGCAGAAGCATTTGAAGGTAGTCTATGTTAAGTTTAGTATTGGAAATATTAAATCCCTTGTTACACACACCTATGTGTCTCGTTCCGATGCTCAGGAAGTAGCAGAAATGGTAGTAGTCAGGAGGGTTGCTTCTCCTTGAAAGTCTGTTGCCATCTGAGTGTGATAGATCCTATAGATAACTTTTATGGTTTGATTACCTAATTTAATACTTCTAAAGCAGAATTGGGTGGTGGTACCCAGTTAAGGAAGGACAAACCTCAGAATTgcaggggtttgtttgtttgtttgtttttgtttgtctgtttaatCCCCATGGGCTGATTTCCTTTAGTTCATATGGAAGACATGAAGAAATGGAATAAACTTTCTAAGTTTTGATCTTTAGGttacttccttctttttaatattttgatatgaACTCAC
It encodes:
- the Fgf10 gene encoding fibroblast growth factor 10, with the protein product MWKWILTHCASAFPHLPGCCCCFLLLFLVSSVPVTCQALGQDMVSPEATNCSSSSSSFSSPSSAGRHVRSYNHLQGDVRWRRLFSFTKYFLTIEKNGKVSGTKNEDCPYSVLEITSVEIGVVAVKAINSNYYLAMNKKGKLYGSKEFNNDCKLKERIEENGYNTYASFNWQHNGRQMYVALNGKGAPRRGQKTRRKNTSAHFLPMTIQT